Below is a genomic region from Echinicola rosea.
TGCTGATGCCAAGCTGATCAAGGAAATGAACATGAATGCGGTGCGGCTTTCGCACTATCCTTCTGATCCGGAATTTTTGGATGCCTGTGATGAATTGGGGCTATATGTGCTCCATGAACTCGGTGGCTGGCATGGACACTATGACGAGAATATAGGGATGAAGTTGGTGGAGTCTTTGGTAACCCGTGACGTCAACCATCCAAGTGTGATCTTCTGGGACAATGGTAACGAAGGAGGATGGAACACGGAATTGGATGATGAATTTGCGAAGTGGGATCCCCAAAACCGGCCAGTGCTTCACCCGCAGCAATTGCTCAATGGAGTGGAAACCATGCACTATCGATCGTATGGGGAGACAGAAGAATACTTTAGGGGGGATTATATCTTTATGCCAACGGAATTTTTACATGGATTGTATGATGGTGGGCATGGAGCAGGCTTATACGATTACTGGGAGATGATGCGCAGCCACCCTAGAAGTGGTGGCGGCTTCTTGTGGGTATTTGCAGATGAGGGCATCGCCCGTACGGATCAGGATGGCAGAATCGATAACCAAGGAAATTATGGGGCAGATGGCATCGTCGGTCCTCACCATGAAAAAGAGGGAAGTTTCTTCACCATCAAGGAAGTCTGGTCGCCAGTGATGGTGATGCATGAGGACAAGTTGGCAAGTGATTTTGATGGGACTTTTCCAGTAGAAAACAGGTATGATTTCACCAACTTGAATGCCTGTACTTTCGAATGGGCTCTGGCGGAATTCTACGGCCCGGAGGCAGGCCAAAGTGGCCACGAGGTAACCAAGTCTGGAGAACTGAAAGGCCCTGATGTGGCACCACATGAAGCGGGGAACGTGTCCATTCCCTTGCCGTCAAATTGGCAATCGGCCGATGTACTTTACCTTACCGCAAAGGATCCGGAAGGCAAGGAGCTATGGACATGGCATTTTACATGGGAGCAGCCCCAGCAGTATTTGCAGGCAGGTGCTGGAGCAGTGGATTTGGAAGAGGATGCCGCCCATTTTAGGGTGTCATCTGGGGATTTGAAGGTGGCATTCAGCAAAGAAAATGGGCAAATAGCGGCTGTTTCAGAAGGAGGACAAAGCATTGATTTTGCAGGGGGACCGCGTTTTGTGGCGGCTAGAAGAGGTGATCGAACACTGGATGGAACGGTAAATCCTGATTTTGAAAAAGGGATGGACAGGATTTACAAGAAACTGGATTTGGAGCAGGAGCTAAGGTCGATCACTGCCGCCAAGGACGGTGACAATGTAGTGATCAGCGCCAGCTATTTTGGCCCACTGCAAGAAGTAACCTGGACCATTCAGCCCGGAGGATTGGTTCAGCTGGATTATACGTATGCATACAACGGCGTGGTGGAATTGATGGGGGTGAGTTTTGATTATCCAGAGGAGAAAGTAAAGGCAATCCGCTGGCTGGGAGAGGGGCCATACCGCTCTTGGCAAAACCGTGTTCACGGCACTACTTTGGATATCTGGGGAAATGATTACAATGACCCTATTCCCGGAGAGTCGTTTACCTACCCAGAGTTCAAAGGCTATTTCCATGATTGGCACTGGGCTGCATTGGAAACAGAAGAAGGTCACATCTACATGGCCAATGACCAGCCGGATAATTACCTGGGCGTCTTTACCCCTAGGGATGGCAGGGATGCCCTTTTGTACACCTTGCCTCAGACTGGGCTAGCTGTCTTTGATGTGATTCCCGGAGTGAGAAACAAGGTGAATGCTACCGATCTGGTCGGTCCATCATCTCAGCCACAGCATGTGAGCGGTCCGAAGCCAGGCAGGGTTTATTTTAAATTTAAGGCACGTTGATCGCAACGCTAAATTAGGAGTCAGAGACAACGGGACAACCAACAATTTTCAAATCTTTTAATTTTCCATTGATATGATCAAAAACACCAACGACGGAACGAACACAGCGCCTTATCTGAGGGTGGACATGAATTATGGCGGGTGCAATGATTTGCCGGGCTTTTCAGCGGGTCCCAAAGGGGATGATAGGGAGAAGCACCAGGCCATCAAGCAAGCAGGTTTTAAGGGGATTCAGGATGGAGATCCGACCCTTTGTAAGGAGCTGGGCTTGGAGTTGACTGCTCACGCACGGATGAATGAAGTGGGAGAGCTGGATGATTTACTGCCCACGTGGAAGAATGGGGGCTATGATTGTGCCACGCTCCATGTCGGCTGGGGAATGGAAAGTGACGATGAGGTGAATCGATTGGTAGAATATGTACTTAGCAGCTCGGTAAAATATGACTTGCCGATCTATATCGAAACCCACCGGGCTACGATCACCCAAGACATGTGGCGGACAGTGGAGCTGACCAAGCGATTTCCAGAGATCCGTTTTAACGGGGACTTTTCCCACTGGTACACGGGTCAGGAGATGGTTTATGGAGGGATCGAAAATAAATGGGAGTTTATCCAGCCGGTATTTGACAGGGTGCGGTTTATGCACGGAAGGATTGGGAATCCTGGAAGTATCCAAGTGGATGTGGGCGACGGCCAAGGCCAAAGTTACGTAGATCACTTTAAGGAAATGTGGACGCGAGCTTTTCAAGGCTTTTTGCGATCTGCTGATCCCGGTGACTACATCTGTTTTGCAGTGGAGTTGCTCCAAGCGGATATATTCTATGCTCGGACTTTTAAGAATGCCAATGGTCAGCCGCAAGAAGAAGGCGATCGATGGCAGCAGGCATTACGCTATAAGCAACTGGCGGAGGAATGCTGGAAAAAGGCATTGGAGCGGGAAGAACAAGGACAATAGCCTGAGTTTTTAGGTCTTGGATAGAGGATTTTAGACAATAGATTTTTAGAAAAGGGAAAGCCAATAATCTGACTTTCCCTTTTTACATGTGGACGAGCATTTACTCAAGGTTTAAGTTTCCATCATCGGCCAACCTTTGTAGCCTTTCAATATTTCAACTTTTAATACCCATGATACCACAGGAAGGTGTTTTCACACAGGAAAGTAACTTTATCGATGTATTTAAATAATGAATGACAGCTGTTGATCAATTGTCGTAAACCAAATAGCCTATCATGTTCATAAAAAAATATTACGAAGAATTTGAGTTGGAAGAAAGCAGGGAGACGCTTGGCCGGACCATCACCGAGACAGATATCGTGATGCACGCAGGACAAACGGGAGATTTTTTTCCACATCATATGGATGCAGAATGGTGCAAAACCCAGCCGTTCAAAGAGCGCATAGCGCACGGGACCTTGATCTTTTCGGTGGCGGTGGGCATGACCGCTCAAGTGATCAATGAAGTGGCCATGACCTATGGCTATGAAAGGCTCCGGTTTACCAAGCCTGTTTTTATTGGTGACACGATAAGGGTAAACGTATCGATCAAAGACAAAAAGGACCACAAAAGACCAAAATATGGCCTCGTCACGGAGTTGGTGGAGGTGTTTAACCAAAAGGACGAACTGGTAATGCTCTGTGAGCATATTTTATTGACCGAAAAGAAAAAATAAATAGAGATCATGGCAAAGAAAATACTAAAAGGGATGACTTGGGGGCATAGCAGAGGGATATCTCCCTTGCAGGCTTTTGCCCAGCGGTTTAACCAACTCTATCCTGATATAGAAATCCAATGGCGGCAACGGACCTTGCAGGAGTTTGCCGATTATCCAATAGAAAAACTGACAGAAACGTACGATTTGCTCATCATTGACCACCCTTGGGTGGGCTGCGCTGCGGCGACCAATTGCGTATTGGCACTTGATGAGCATTTGCCTGAACAGTTTTTGGAAAATCAGGCTGAAAATCACGTGGGAAGGTCGCATCAAAGTTACCATTATGGAGGGCACCAGTGGGCACTGGCCATCGATGCGGCTGCTCCAGTGCCCAGCTTCCGAAAGGATTTATTGGATGAGAATGGTACGAAGGTTCCCAAGAACTGGGAGGAGGTGATGGCTTTGGCCAAGCGAGGAAAAGTGGCTGCTCCTGCCATACCCATTGATCTGCTGATGAATTTTTATATGTTTTGCCAAGCGCATGGTCAGGAGCCCTTTCTGAGTACCGAGCAGGTCATCGATAAACCAACAGGACTGAAAGCTTTGGAGACGATGAAGGCCTTTTACAGCCTGCTGGACAGAAAACTGTTTGATGCCAATCCCATTCGTGTAGCTGAATACATGTCCATGGGAAATGAATATTGGTACTGTCCTTTTGCTTATGGTTATTCCAATTATGCACGGGATGGTTACAGTGACCATTTGTTGACCTATGGCAATTTAGTGGACTTTGTTCCCGGGAAGAAATTGAGGAGTACCATTGGAGGGACAGGGTTGGCGGTTTCTGCTTTTTGTGAGCATAAAAAGGAAGCATTGTCTTTTGCGCAGATGATCATGTCCGAAAAATACCAGTCCACTGAGTACGTGCTCAATGGCGGTCAACCTGGGCATCGTAAGGCTTGGCTGAGTGAGCAGGCCAATACCATTTCCCATAATTATTTTAAAAATACCCTAGACTCATTGGATGCGTCCTACATGCGTCCAAGGTACAATGGCTACCTGTATTTTCAGGACCATGCGGGGGATCCTATCCGGGAGTACATGATGGGAGAGAGCAACCCAGAGGCAGTCCTTGACCGCATCAATGAACTATATCAAGCTTCCCAGCGACCTGTTGCCCATGAGTCTTGAGAGCACGAAAAAACTCCAACGCTTGCCGCTGGAAGGGGTGATGGTGCTGGAATTTTGCCAGTATCTATCAGGTCCTTCCGCAGGGCTAAGGCTGGCAGATCTCGGGGCGAGGGTCATCAAAATAGAAAATCCCGGCAAAGGCGATCTTTGTCGGATCCTTCCGATCAAAAACCAGTGGATAGAGGAGAGTTCACTGCTTTTCCATACGATCAATAGAAACAAGGAAAGTTATACGGCCAATCTCAAATCAGCAACCGAACTGGCTGATATCAAAAAGCTGATCAAAAAAGCGGACGTAATGATGCATAATTTTCGCCCGGGTGTGATGGAAAAACTCGGGCTGGACTATGGATCAGTGAGTGCGGTTAATCCTGGACTTGTTTTTGCCGAGATCAGCGGATACGGAGCAGAAGGGCCTTGGGCACGAAAGCCCGGACAAGACCTCTTGCTCCAGGCGATGAGCGGCCTGATGTATGCCAGTGGAAACCAGCTGGATGGGCCTATGCCATTTGGACTGGCGATTGGGGATATGCTCTGCGGGGCTCAGGCGGTACAGGGGATTTTGGCCGCCTTGGTACACCGAAAGAGGACGGGCAAAGGCAGCAAGATTTCGTTGAGTTTGTTGGAGTCGTTATTGGATATGCAGTTTGAGGTGCTGACGACCTACTTTGCTAGCGGAAAGCGACCGCTCCGCTCCGCGGTAAATGGCGCCCATGCATTATTGGGAGCTCCTTACGGGATTTATTGCACCAAGGACAGTCATTTGGCCATTGCGATGATCCCTATTTTATCCCTCCGGGAGGCATTGGGTTGTGCAGGTCTGGATCCGTATGACCAGTCGATGGTGTTTTCGCATCGCGACGAGATCAAGCAGGTGTTGGCTGATTTTCTTAAGACCGAAACGACCAGTTATTGGCTTGAAAAGCTTCGGAAAAGTGGCCTTTGGGCTATGGACGTCAAGGACTGGAAGCGCTTGAAGGAATCGGATGGCTACCGACATGCAGCACTGGAGCAATCTCTGAAATTGACCAATGGTCAGTCTATCAAAACAAATCGCTGCCCGATTAGGATAGACGGAAAAGTGCTGTTCAGTGAAAAGCCTGCACCGGGATTGGGCGAGCATACCGCGTTAATCAAAGAAGAATTTAAATGATCCATTGGCATCCAAGATCCCCTGCGTCTGGCCATGTTTATTATTGACCAATAATCATCCAATAACTCATCATTCTCGAACCAACTATGTCATTATTAAAAGGAATTACGGTTATCGACTTCTCCCAATTCTTGTCCGGTCCCTCCGCAAGCTTGCGGTTGGCGGATTTTGGCGCGCGGGTGATCAAGGTCGAAAAGCCAGTGACTGGGGATATCTGCCGGCAGCTGTATGTTTCCGAGGTGAAAATAGCCGAGGAATCCACCATTTTCCACACGATTAATCGGAACAAGGAGAGTTTTGCCGCAGACCTGAAAAATAAGGAAGACCAAGAAGCCATTTGGAAACTGATCAGCTCGGCAGATGTAGTGATGCACAACTTCCGTCCAGGTGTAATGGCACGATTGGGCTTTTCATATGACGAGGTAAAGGCAGTGCATCCAGAAGTCATCTATGCTGAAATCAGCGGCTACGGCCAAGATGGTCCATGGGCAGACTTGCCCGGGCAGGACCTGTTGCTTCAGGCAATGACAGGCTTGCCCCATCTCAATGGAGAGCAGGAAAAAGCTCCCACGCCCATGGGGATTTCGGTGGTGGATTTATTGGCGGGAACCCAATTGGCACAAGGGATTTTGGCAGCTTTGTACCAAAAAGAAGAAACCGGCCAAGGGAGTTTGGTACAAGTGAGTATGCTGGAGTCAGCGATGGATTTTCAGTTTGAGGTGTTTACCACCTTTTTGAATGACGGGGAGGAGTTGCCCCAGCGAAGCTATTCCAACCATGGTCATTGCTACATCGCAGCTCCCTATGGGGTTTATGCCACTAAAGATGGCTATTTGGCCTTGGCAATGGGGGATATTGTCACGTTAGGAGGGCTATTGAAATGCGATGATTTGGCCGTTTTTGATGATCCGAAAGGATGGTTTGATCGGCGCGATGAGATCAAAGCATTGCTGGCAGCTCATCTGATCACCCAAGATACCCGGCATTGGCTGGATATATTGGAGCCAGCGGATATTTGGTGCGCGAAGGTGCTGGACATGGAAGCAATGATGGAAGAAGAAGGCTATCAGATCTTGGAAATGGAGATGGAGGTCAAGACCACTCATGGCGACCGTATAAAAACTACACGGTGCCCTGTACGGGTGAATGGTGAGCGATTAACGCCAGAGCGGGGCGCACCGTTTTTGGGAGAGCATAATGATGCCATAGTTCGGGAGTTTGGCCTGTAAGGTAATCGGAGGAGTAGCTAGTAAACAGGAAAAACCAATTAGTGTCAAGTCAAACCTGCTTTGACGCATTACTACTACTACCGCGTCCCTGACCTGCCTCGGTGGGACGTTCCTGTGCGCTGGACACCCACGCCACGGGCAGAGTGGTGAGCAAAGGAGAGTGTCATTTAACCTTTAACTTAACATTAGTAAGCATGAACATCATTGATACACATATTCACATCTGGGATTTCGGAAGGGCTGAATATGCCTGGCTGGAAGGCGATACTTCTATTTTGAAGCAAAATTATCATTTAGAAGACTTGGAAGAAGAGCGCAAGAAGGCCGGGATTACAGCGGGAATTTTGGTGCAGGCAGCCAATAATTTTGAAGATACCAATTGGATGCTCGAAAATGCCGCTGCCCATGACTGGATCAAGGGCGTGGTGGGATGGATGCCGCTGATGGATCCTGATGCCACTGCACAGGCACTGGAAGGGCATTATCTAAACAATCCCTATTTCCGGGGAGTGCGGCACCTGATCCACGAAGAGCCCGATCCAAAGTGGCTGCTACAGCCAGCTGTGCTGGAGAGCTTAAAGCTGCTGGCCGACCATAGCCTCACTTATGACCTGGTAGGGGTGTTGCCGGAACATATTGATACGGCACTGAAAGTGGCGAAAAAAGTACCCGATCTGAAAATGGTCTTTGATCACCTCAACCAACCTCCGATCAAGGAGGGGCTCCATTTTGGAGAGTGGGGCAATAAAATGCGCGAAGCTGCCGAACATCCGCAATTCCATGTAAAAATCTCCGGGATGGGCACTACATCCGGAAAACTGTTTGAATGGGGGCGATACGATATTTTACCTTATGTCGAATTTGTTTTGGACACTTTCGGTATGCATCGCTGCTTTTGTGGAGGGGATTGGCCAGTCTCGCTATTGGCAGGCAGTTATGAATATTCTTGGAAACGCTATCGAGAAGTGTTGGAAACGCTTTTGTATGAAAAAGAACAGGGCAAGGTCTTGTATGACAATGCATTGGAATTTTATGGGATCAAATGAAGAGAAAAGAAGATAGAGGATAGAATAAAGAGGAAAGAGGAAAGAAGATAGGACGCAGAAGCTGTTCAGTATTTTGACGCTGTTCGGGATTTGCAATCCCGAAATACAAATAATAGGGATTTGTAATCCCAGAATTCTTCCAATTTGCCAAACTTTTTCCTTATTCTAAGCCTAAAAACTTTAAACCAAAATAACCAGAAATGAGTGTAATCGGAGGAGTGATGTTTCATGCTGTGGGTGCTTCCTTTGCAGCGCTATGTTATACGCCGCAAAAGAAAGTGACCAACTGGTCTTGGCAGACCTATTGGTTGGCACAGGCATTTTTTTGCTGGTTTCTACTGCCCATAGTGGGAGCATGGCTGACGATTCCGGAGCTGATGAAAGTACTGGAAGAGGCTCCAACAGATGCGATGTGGAAAGCATTTGGCTTAGGGATGGCCTATGGTGTAGGAGGTACTGCCTTTGGTATTGCCATTCGCTATATTGGTTTTTCGCTTACCTATGCCATCTCGATCGGGATTTCCTGCGTCGTGGGAACCTTGCTGCCCCCTTTAGTGAAGGGGGAATTGGCCGCAGTCCTACAGCAGGAAGGCGCTGGCTGGATTGTAATCGGGATGGTCTTGGGAGTAATCGGAATAGCGCTTTGTGGGCTAGCCGGACGGTACAAGGAACTGGACCTGGCCAAACTGGAGAAAGGAGCCGAGTCAAATTTTTCAGTATCAAAAGGATTGCCACTTTGTATTTTAGCAGGGGTACTTTCTGCTTTGTACGGTTTTTCGATCGATCAGGGACAGCCCATTGCCGATGTGGCTGCGGAGCACGGTGCCGGCGGATTCCAGAGCAATGTGGTCTATATATTTTCCAATACCGGAGCATTTATTGTTACCTTAGCCTATTGCCTATCCCTTCATCGTAAGCAAGGCACATTCAAAGAATTTACCCTAAAGGCCGGATCTCCATTGACCAAGAATTATTTGCTGGCAATCATGACCGGTTTTATGTGGTATTCGCAGTTTTTCTTTTATGGATTGGGACATGTCCGCATGGGAGATTATAAATTTACCAGTTGGGCAGTCCATATGATCATGCTGGTGATGTTCAGTACGGTGGCAGGTTTGGCGATGAAAGAATGGATTCATGCCAAGGGAAAGACCGTTTGGGCATTAGTGTTGGCATTAGCGGTTTTGTTGGTTGCTGTTTTGGCACTGACGGTGGGAAATGCCATTGGGGGATAATGAGTCTCCTGGAACAGTCGTTTGGGAAACGCGTACTAAGCAAGGCTGGATGGGGACAGATTGGCTGTATTGCCTTAAAAAAAACTTTCTGAAGAGGATTTGTCTTTATATTTTGAAATGAAATCGGGCATAAAAACGTAAAGACATAATCCATTTTGCCGAAGCGAAGAGGGCTGAAGTTAAACCGTCTAGGCTGTCATTTCACTGGTCGTCTTCTCATTGACATTTATGAAAATAGGAATATGAAAATTCAACTTATCGGGGCAGGAGGCATTGTGAAGGACGCGCATTTGCCGGCGT
It encodes:
- a CDS encoding amidohydrolase family protein, with translation MNIIDTHIHIWDFGRAEYAWLEGDTSILKQNYHLEDLEEERKKAGITAGILVQAANNFEDTNWMLENAAAHDWIKGVVGWMPLMDPDATAQALEGHYLNNPYFRGVRHLIHEEPDPKWLLQPAVLESLKLLADHSLTYDLVGVLPEHIDTALKVAKKVPDLKMVFDHLNQPPIKEGLHFGEWGNKMREAAEHPQFHVKISGMGTTSGKLFEWGRYDILPYVEFVLDTFGMHRCFCGGDWPVSLLAGSYEYSWKRYREVLETLLYEKEQGKVLYDNALEFYGIK
- a CDS encoding CaiB/BaiF CoA transferase family protein, with translation MNYIKLPSDLLPMSLESTKKLQRLPLEGVMVLEFCQYLSGPSAGLRLADLGARVIKIENPGKGDLCRILPIKNQWIEESSLLFHTINRNKESYTANLKSATELADIKKLIKKADVMMHNFRPGVMEKLGLDYGSVSAVNPGLVFAEISGYGAEGPWARKPGQDLLLQAMSGLMYASGNQLDGPMPFGLAIGDMLCGAQAVQGILAALVHRKRTGKGSKISLSLLESLLDMQFEVLTTYFASGKRPLRSAVNGAHALLGAPYGIYCTKDSHLAIAMIPILSLREALGCAGLDPYDQSMVFSHRDEIKQVLADFLKTETTSYWLEKLRKSGLWAMDVKDWKRLKESDGYRHAALEQSLKLTNGQSIKTNRCPIRIDGKVLFSEKPAPGLGEHTALIKEEFK
- a CDS encoding glycoside hydrolase family 2 TIM barrel-domain containing protein, yielding MIRLSGINRLFLGILSLFAMSGLKAQETEIQYLSGKGYQDTKEWEFKISGGRNSGEWSTISVPSVWEQEGFGKYQYGIKFYGKPFPDGIADEVGQYKYTFEVPKSWENKLVRIVFDGSMTDTEVRVNGRSAGDKHQGAFYRFKYDITDLLKYGKENLLEVTVSKESDNASVNLAERRADYWNFGGIFRPVFLEAYPAKFIDRTAIDAQADGQFRAEVFLGNASSEDMKVVATVKDEEGKSWGQPIEQSITAGGDKVVLESAFEGIDLWTAETPNLYHIQFSLYDGDELVHQTKDRFGFRTIELKASDGIYINGQRVLMKGVNKHSFWPESGRTLNKELNYADAKLIKEMNMNAVRLSHYPSDPEFLDACDELGLYVLHELGGWHGHYDENIGMKLVESLVTRDVNHPSVIFWDNGNEGGWNTELDDEFAKWDPQNRPVLHPQQLLNGVETMHYRSYGETEEYFRGDYIFMPTEFLHGLYDGGHGAGLYDYWEMMRSHPRSGGGFLWVFADEGIARTDQDGRIDNQGNYGADGIVGPHHEKEGSFFTIKEVWSPVMVMHEDKLASDFDGTFPVENRYDFTNLNACTFEWALAEFYGPEAGQSGHEVTKSGELKGPDVAPHEAGNVSIPLPSNWQSADVLYLTAKDPEGKELWTWHFTWEQPQQYLQAGAGAVDLEEDAAHFRVSSGDLKVAFSKENGQIAAVSEGGQSIDFAGGPRFVAARRGDRTLDGTVNPDFEKGMDRIYKKLDLEQELRSITAAKDGDNVVISASYFGPLQEVTWTIQPGGLVQLDYTYAYNGVVELMGVSFDYPEEKVKAIRWLGEGPYRSWQNRVHGTTLDIWGNDYNDPIPGESFTYPEFKGYFHDWHWAALETEEGHIYMANDQPDNYLGVFTPRDGRDALLYTLPQTGLAVFDVIPGVRNKVNATDLVGPSSQPQHVSGPKPGRVYFKFKAR
- a CDS encoding ABC transporter substrate-binding protein — protein: MAKKILKGMTWGHSRGISPLQAFAQRFNQLYPDIEIQWRQRTLQEFADYPIEKLTETYDLLIIDHPWVGCAAATNCVLALDEHLPEQFLENQAENHVGRSHQSYHYGGHQWALAIDAAAPVPSFRKDLLDENGTKVPKNWEEVMALAKRGKVAAPAIPIDLLMNFYMFCQAHGQEPFLSTEQVIDKPTGLKALETMKAFYSLLDRKLFDANPIRVAEYMSMGNEYWYCPFAYGYSNYARDGYSDHLLTYGNLVDFVPGKKLRSTIGGTGLAVSAFCEHKKEALSFAQMIMSEKYQSTEYVLNGGQPGHRKAWLSEQANTISHNYFKNTLDSLDASYMRPRYNGYLYFQDHAGDPIREYMMGESNPEAVLDRINELYQASQRPVAHES
- a CDS encoding MaoC/PaaZ C-terminal domain-containing protein, translating into MFIKKYYEEFELEESRETLGRTITETDIVMHAGQTGDFFPHHMDAEWCKTQPFKERIAHGTLIFSVAVGMTAQVINEVAMTYGYERLRFTKPVFIGDTIRVNVSIKDKKDHKRPKYGLVTELVEVFNQKDELVMLCEHILLTEKKK
- a CDS encoding L-rhamnose/proton symporter RhaT; this encodes MSVIGGVMFHAVGASFAALCYTPQKKVTNWSWQTYWLAQAFFCWFLLPIVGAWLTIPELMKVLEEAPTDAMWKAFGLGMAYGVGGTAFGIAIRYIGFSLTYAISIGISCVVGTLLPPLVKGELAAVLQQEGAGWIVIGMVLGVIGIALCGLAGRYKELDLAKLEKGAESNFSVSKGLPLCILAGVLSALYGFSIDQGQPIADVAAEHGAGGFQSNVVYIFSNTGAFIVTLAYCLSLHRKQGTFKEFTLKAGSPLTKNYLLAIMTGFMWYSQFFFYGLGHVRMGDYKFTSWAVHMIMLVMFSTVAGLAMKEWIHAKGKTVWALVLALAVLLVAVLALTVGNAIGG
- a CDS encoding CaiB/BaiF CoA transferase family protein; amino-acid sequence: MSLLKGITVIDFSQFLSGPSASLRLADFGARVIKVEKPVTGDICRQLYVSEVKIAEESTIFHTINRNKESFAADLKNKEDQEAIWKLISSADVVMHNFRPGVMARLGFSYDEVKAVHPEVIYAEISGYGQDGPWADLPGQDLLLQAMTGLPHLNGEQEKAPTPMGISVVDLLAGTQLAQGILAALYQKEETGQGSLVQVSMLESAMDFQFEVFTTFLNDGEELPQRSYSNHGHCYIAAPYGVYATKDGYLALAMGDIVTLGGLLKCDDLAVFDDPKGWFDRRDEIKALLAAHLITQDTRHWLDILEPADIWCAKVLDMEAMMEEEGYQILEMEMEVKTTHGDRIKTTRCPVRVNGERLTPERGAPFLGEHNDAIVREFGL